A stretch of Microbacterium caowuchunii DNA encodes these proteins:
- a CDS encoding CPBP family intramembrane glutamic endopeptidase, which produces MRRLQEVGPVWHALIWIGIYIVAVSVGDAVGDAVGFPGMTSIVLLVLSVVLLLYLRAGDRMAFYGIRRVRPGTGRSTLFFLPLFAVAFVQYGEGFADGLDVRDVFFAVLLVLGVGFVEELVFRGFLLQALRMEGSATRAILISGVTFGVGHVVNLLRGATPVEQIVQIVMAILAGIALAYCAVLTGSILPGVAFHVLFNLSGALTADSVLGDTISAVIIGVVMIPYILFLRGRLAKAGPAVPVLSARGR; this is translated from the coding sequence GTGCGCAGGCTGCAGGAGGTCGGTCCCGTCTGGCACGCGCTGATCTGGATCGGAATCTACATCGTCGCTGTGAGCGTCGGTGACGCCGTCGGTGATGCCGTCGGCTTCCCCGGGATGACGAGCATCGTGCTGCTGGTACTCTCGGTCGTCCTCCTGCTCTACCTCCGTGCCGGCGACCGGATGGCGTTCTACGGGATCCGGCGCGTCCGACCCGGGACCGGGCGGTCGACGCTCTTCTTCTTGCCGCTGTTCGCCGTCGCGTTCGTGCAGTACGGCGAGGGGTTCGCCGACGGGCTCGACGTGCGGGACGTGTTCTTCGCGGTGCTGCTCGTGCTCGGCGTCGGATTCGTCGAGGAACTCGTCTTCCGGGGTTTTCTCCTTCAGGCGCTCAGGATGGAGGGGAGCGCCACCCGCGCGATCCTGATCTCCGGCGTCACGTTCGGCGTCGGGCACGTGGTGAATCTCCTCCGCGGAGCGACACCCGTCGAGCAGATCGTGCAGATCGTGATGGCTATCCTGGCCGGCATCGCTCTGGCCTACTGCGCGGTGCTCACCGGCAGCATCCTTCCCGGAGTCGCCTTCCACGTCCTGTTCAACCTGAGCGGCGCGCTCACCGCGGACTCGGTGCTCGGCGACACGATCAGCGCGGTGATCATCGGGGTCGTGATGATCCCCTACATCCTGTTCCTGCGGGGTCGTCTGGCCAAGGCTGGGCCCGCTGTCCCCGTCCTCAGTGCGAGGGGGAGGTGA
- a CDS encoding GlcG/HbpS family heme-binding protein: protein MIDLATVRRAADAALSRAAELGLSVSVVVCDDRGHEVFGCRGDGASWQTVEIARAKAQTAASFGRDSAALGTMREKWPDVFAIANDALPFRATSLAGGLVVIRDGRTLAAVGVSGALPDQDVEIAEAARALF from the coding sequence ATGATCGACCTGGCGACCGTGCGCCGAGCGGCCGACGCCGCCCTGTCCCGGGCTGCGGAGCTCGGGCTCTCCGTCAGCGTCGTCGTCTGCGACGATCGGGGCCACGAGGTGTTCGGGTGCCGGGGCGACGGAGCGAGCTGGCAGACCGTGGAGATCGCGCGGGCGAAAGCGCAGACGGCGGCGAGTTTCGGTCGCGACAGCGCTGCACTCGGGACCATGCGGGAGAAGTGGCCGGACGTGTTCGCCATCGCGAACGACGCCCTGCCCTTCCGTGCCACGTCGCTCGCCGGTGGCCTCGTCGTCATCCGTGACGGCCGCACGCTGGCGGCCGTCGGGGTCAGCGGAGCGCTCCCCGATCAGGATGTGGAGATCGCCGAGGCTGCTCGCGCGCTCTTCTAG
- a CDS encoding Gfo/Idh/MocA family protein — protein MGEPHGIGIVGLGVISGQYLETLGTHPGVRIAATADLDTARAAAVAERFPGCRALSVAELVADPEVRTVLNLTVPAAHADVASAAIRSGKNVFGEKPLAATLAAARAVMALPGPGWVGCAPDTVLGTGIQTARALVDAGEIGRPVAAVATWVSPGHEAWHPHPDFYYREGGGPLLDMGPYYLTSLFHLLGPVARVTGASSRPRATRRIASGPRAGEEIPVEVDTHVTGVLEHVDGAVSTVTFSFDAAATDAAPIEVHGETGSLSVPDPNHFAGEVRLRRPADQAWTPVGAQAGYIDAGRGIGLLDFIGGGRRADGAIALHVLEIMTALMDSAAQGRRIDLSTTATRPPLVPLTTPAQWRRTVSG, from the coding sequence GTGGGCGAGCCGCACGGCATAGGCATCGTGGGCCTCGGAGTGATCTCGGGGCAGTACCTGGAGACCCTCGGGACCCATCCCGGTGTCCGCATCGCCGCGACCGCGGACCTCGATACCGCACGTGCGGCCGCCGTCGCGGAACGCTTCCCCGGATGCCGGGCGCTGTCGGTGGCGGAGCTGGTGGCGGACCCGGAGGTCCGGACCGTCCTGAACCTCACCGTCCCGGCCGCGCATGCGGACGTCGCGTCCGCCGCGATCAGAAGCGGCAAGAACGTCTTCGGGGAGAAACCCTTGGCGGCGACCCTCGCCGCGGCCCGCGCGGTGATGGCGCTGCCCGGGCCGGGATGGGTCGGCTGCGCACCGGACACCGTCCTCGGGACGGGGATCCAGACCGCACGTGCCCTCGTGGACGCGGGGGAGATCGGCCGCCCCGTCGCAGCCGTCGCGACGTGGGTCTCGCCCGGTCACGAGGCGTGGCACCCGCACCCGGACTTCTACTACCGGGAGGGCGGCGGTCCGCTCCTGGACATGGGCCCGTACTACCTCACCTCGCTGTTCCACCTGCTCGGACCGGTCGCGCGGGTGACCGGGGCCTCTTCCCGGCCGCGTGCCACGCGACGCATCGCGTCCGGTCCGCGGGCCGGAGAGGAGATCCCGGTGGAGGTCGACACGCATGTGACGGGGGTGCTGGAGCACGTGGACGGAGCCGTGTCGACGGTGACGTTCAGCTTCGACGCCGCGGCGACGGATGCTGCGCCGATAGAGGTGCACGGAGAGACCGGTTCGCTCTCCGTTCCGGATCCGAACCACTTCGCGGGGGAGGTGCGCCTGCGGCGGCCGGCAGATCAGGCCTGGACGCCCGTGGGCGCGCAGGCCGGGTACATCGATGCCGGTCGCGGCATCGGCCTCCTCGACTTCATCGGGGGAGGCCGCCGTGCGGACGGCGCCATCGCCCTGCACGTGCTCGAGATCATGACGGCCCTCATGGATTCCGCCGCGCAGGGCCGCCGGATCGACCTGTCCACGACCGCCACCCGCCCTCCGCTCGTGCCGTTGACGACACCCGCGCAGTGGAGGCGGACGGTCAGCGGGTGA
- a CDS encoding LacI family DNA-binding transcriptional regulator has protein sequence MSVPRPATLADIAAAAGVSISTVSRALRGRGEMAADTRARVRTVAEDLGYPAADRTGGRPRGGTALMIDLVLGTFHDPYADEVTAGARTAASQLGYDLVLTAERDDPREDWPVRIRSRGTAGVILGLILPTRAQRAALASAGIPLVLLDPPSDAALPLPSVRTTDRAGGAEAARHLVERGAERFLVIGGAPSYRYGRARVEGFTETLRALAPQAPLVRTSADWSGRDARKACAAAIGCLDGAGPIGVFACSDEMAAGAYPAIADAGLSIPRDVLVVGFDDVRGARWLQPPLTTIRQPIREMAAAAVRTLTARGNGTVVEHSAIELPTELIARGSTATRPRSRDRAAVTSPSH, from the coding sequence GTGTCCGTCCCCCGTCCCGCCACCCTCGCCGACATCGCGGCTGCGGCGGGCGTGAGCATCTCCACGGTGTCCCGGGCGCTGCGCGGGCGCGGCGAGATGGCGGCCGACACCCGCGCGCGGGTGCGTACCGTCGCGGAGGATCTCGGCTACCCGGCCGCGGACCGGACCGGGGGGCGGCCGCGCGGAGGGACCGCGCTGATGATCGACCTGGTGCTGGGCACCTTCCACGACCCGTACGCGGACGAGGTGACCGCCGGCGCACGCACGGCGGCCTCGCAGCTCGGCTATGACCTCGTACTGACCGCCGAACGCGACGATCCACGCGAAGACTGGCCGGTGCGCATCCGCTCCCGCGGCACGGCCGGGGTGATCCTGGGGCTGATCCTGCCGACCAGGGCACAGCGGGCGGCGTTGGCGAGCGCGGGGATCCCGCTGGTGCTCCTCGATCCGCCGTCGGACGCGGCCCTCCCTCTGCCGAGCGTGCGCACCACCGATCGGGCCGGTGGCGCGGAGGCCGCCCGCCATCTCGTGGAACGCGGCGCCGAGCGGTTCCTGGTGATCGGCGGGGCGCCCTCCTACCGCTACGGTCGCGCACGCGTCGAGGGCTTCACCGAGACGCTCCGTGCGCTCGCCCCGCAGGCCCCACTCGTGCGCACCAGCGCGGACTGGAGCGGACGAGACGCCCGCAAGGCGTGCGCCGCGGCGATCGGATGTCTCGACGGCGCGGGTCCGATCGGCGTCTTCGCCTGCTCCGATGAGATGGCCGCAGGCGCCTACCCCGCGATCGCCGATGCCGGCCTCAGCATCCCCCGGGATGTCCTCGTGGTGGGCTTCGACGACGTCCGCGGTGCGCGGTGGCTGCAGCCTCCCCTGACGACCATCCGCCAGCCGATCCGGGAGATGGCTGCGGCAGCGGTGCGCACCCTCACCGCCAGGGGGAACGGCACCGTCGTGGAGCACTCCGCCATCGAGTTGCCGACGGAGCTCATCGCCCGCGGGTCCACAGCGACCCGGCCCCGCTCCCGCGATCGGGCCGCGGTCACCTCCCCCTCGCACTGA
- a CDS encoding Gfo/Idh/MocA family protein, giving the protein MTTTLRVAIIGGGFMGRMHAHAWRTAPRFFDLARSPGVALLVGRDGDRAAAAAARFDVPESTDDWREAIARDDIDVVDICTPGDTHAEIALAALAAGKHVLCEKPLANSVADADRMAAAADVAAARGIVSMCGFSYRRTPALSLARRLVESGRIGRIRHVRAQYLQDWLSDADAPHTWRLDRDRAGSGALGDIGAHSVDTAQWLTGSWITEVSATVRTFVPTRPRLDEQVGLGGRGAADAPRENVTVDDAAAFTATFADGALGVFEATRMATGHRNANRIELNGDRGSLAFDFSAMNELWFYDATLPAGEQGFRRIDVTEPEHPYAGAWWPAGHGLGYEHLFTHQIVDFVDAVTGGSPIAPDFAEAARVQRVLAAVETSAASESRRIPVEGVPS; this is encoded by the coding sequence ATGACGACGACACTCCGCGTGGCCATCATCGGGGGCGGCTTCATGGGCCGGATGCACGCCCACGCGTGGCGCACCGCGCCCCGCTTCTTCGACCTGGCGCGGAGCCCCGGGGTCGCGCTGCTCGTGGGCCGCGACGGCGACCGTGCGGCCGCGGCCGCCGCGCGGTTCGACGTCCCGGAATCGACCGACGACTGGAGAGAGGCGATCGCGCGGGACGACATCGACGTGGTCGACATCTGCACGCCGGGTGACACGCACGCCGAGATCGCGCTCGCCGCGCTCGCCGCCGGGAAGCACGTGCTGTGCGAGAAGCCGCTCGCCAACAGCGTGGCGGATGCGGACCGGATGGCGGCCGCGGCCGACGTCGCGGCGGCCCGCGGCATCGTGAGCATGTGCGGGTTCAGCTACCGGCGGACGCCGGCCCTCTCGCTCGCCCGGCGGCTGGTCGAGTCCGGCCGGATCGGACGCATCCGGCACGTGCGCGCGCAGTACCTGCAGGACTGGCTGAGCGACGCCGATGCCCCGCACACCTGGCGCCTGGACCGGGATCGGGCGGGGTCCGGTGCCCTCGGGGACATCGGAGCGCACAGCGTCGACACCGCGCAGTGGCTGACCGGCTCATGGATCACCGAGGTCTCCGCCACGGTCCGCACCTTCGTGCCGACACGACCGCGTCTGGATGAGCAGGTCGGTCTCGGTGGACGGGGGGCGGCCGATGCGCCCCGCGAGAACGTCACCGTCGACGACGCCGCGGCCTTCACCGCCACGTTCGCCGACGGCGCCCTCGGTGTCTTCGAGGCGACCCGGATGGCGACCGGGCACCGCAATGCGAACCGGATCGAGCTCAACGGCGATCGCGGATCCCTCGCGTTCGACTTCTCCGCGATGAACGAGCTGTGGTTCTACGACGCGACGCTTCCCGCCGGCGAGCAGGGGTTCCGCCGGATCGACGTCACGGAGCCCGAGCACCCCTACGCCGGGGCATGGTGGCCAGCTGGACACGGTCTCGGGTACGAGCACCTCTTCACGCATCAGATCGTGGACTTCGTGGATGCAGTGACGGGCGGGAGCCCGATCGCGCCCGACTTCGCCGAAGCGGCGCGCGTTCAGCGGGTGCTCGCCGCGGTCGAGACCAGCGCCGCCTCAGAGAGTCGACGCATTCCTGTGGAAGGAGTCCCGTCATGA
- a CDS encoding acyl-CoA dehydrogenase family protein, translated as MTSVALPRTIFDESHEEFRDVVRRFVEREVTPHLDAWGAEGRVDRALFRKAAETGLIGITAPEEFGGGGVDDFRFNAIVIEEFARAGASDVSMSISGENDLVAPYFIEFGTPEQNQRWLAPMLAGDKVGAIAMTEPGTGSDLAAITTTALPDGDDLVLNGAKTFISNGLVADFFLVAVRTDPDAGRGGISMLVVDADAPGFTRTGPLKKIGLPAQDTAELSFQDVRVPRGNILGAAGEGFRNMRHNLPIERLSIAVTSMARMRATFEQALAYSIERTAFDQRIADFQANRFYLAELATEIEVTQTFIDRCILDASNHALDEVTAAMAKWWATELHQRVIQRALQLHGGYGFMREYAVARDYMDSRVATIFGGTTEIMKEIIGRRLTR; from the coding sequence ATGACCAGCGTCGCTCTGCCCCGCACGATCTTCGACGAGTCCCACGAGGAGTTCCGCGACGTCGTGCGGCGCTTCGTGGAGCGGGAGGTGACCCCTCACCTCGATGCCTGGGGAGCCGAGGGCCGCGTCGACCGCGCGCTGTTCCGCAAGGCGGCCGAGACCGGGCTGATCGGCATCACCGCGCCGGAGGAGTTCGGCGGCGGCGGAGTGGACGATTTCCGGTTCAACGCGATCGTCATCGAGGAATTCGCCCGAGCCGGGGCGAGCGATGTCTCGATGTCGATCAGCGGCGAGAACGACCTCGTCGCGCCGTACTTCATCGAGTTCGGCACCCCCGAGCAGAACCAGCGCTGGCTGGCACCCATGCTCGCCGGGGACAAGGTGGGCGCCATCGCGATGACCGAGCCCGGGACCGGGTCGGACCTCGCGGCGATCACGACGACGGCGCTGCCCGACGGCGACGACCTCGTCCTCAACGGTGCCAAGACCTTCATCTCCAACGGACTCGTCGCGGACTTCTTCCTCGTCGCGGTCCGCACGGACCCGGATGCCGGCCGCGGCGGGATCAGCATGCTCGTCGTCGATGCGGACGCCCCGGGCTTCACCCGCACCGGACCGCTGAAGAAGATCGGCCTGCCCGCGCAGGACACCGCGGAGCTCTCCTTCCAGGACGTCCGCGTCCCCCGCGGAAACATCCTCGGCGCCGCGGGCGAGGGCTTCCGGAACATGCGCCACAACCTGCCCATCGAACGCCTCAGCATCGCCGTGACCTCGATGGCCCGCATGCGTGCGACGTTCGAACAGGCCCTCGCGTACTCCATCGAGCGCACCGCCTTCGATCAGCGCATCGCGGACTTCCAGGCGAACCGCTTCTACCTCGCCGAACTCGCCACCGAGATCGAGGTCACCCAGACCTTCATCGACCGCTGCATCCTGGATGCGTCCAACCACGCCCTGGACGAGGTCACCGCCGCGATGGCCAAATGGTGGGCGACCGAGCTCCACCAGCGCGTCATCCAGCGCGCGCTGCAGCTGCACGGCGGTTACGGCTTCATGCGCGAATACGCCGTCGCCCGCGACTACATGGACTCCCGCGTCGCCACCATCTTCGGCGGCACGACCGAGATCATGAAGGAGATCATCGGACGCCGCCTCACCCGCTGA
- a CDS encoding MarR family winged helix-turn-helix transcriptional regulator has translation MADLHGALRRYLDARNSSLTAARQTLKVNELDARAILFIADRPGIRPGELRDYLGVTSAGVTTLVDRLVERGIVRRDVDEADRRVTHITLTIDLRSEPWSALTQFDHEFQRALTARNDSDSARFSELLDSLTTEVRSEGS, from the coding sequence ATGGCTGACCTGCATGGGGCACTGCGGCGCTATCTGGACGCCCGGAACTCGTCGCTGACGGCAGCCCGGCAGACACTCAAGGTCAACGAGCTGGACGCGCGCGCGATCCTGTTCATCGCGGATCGTCCCGGGATCCGCCCGGGCGAGCTGCGCGACTACCTGGGTGTGACCTCGGCAGGCGTGACGACGCTGGTCGACCGCCTGGTCGAACGCGGGATCGTCCGCCGGGACGTGGACGAGGCCGATCGCCGGGTCACCCACATCACGCTCACGATCGATCTCCGCTCGGAGCCCTGGTCGGCGCTCACGCAGTTCGACCACGAATTCCAGCGCGCGCTCACGGCGCGGAACGACTCCGACAGCGCCCGGTTCTCCGAGCTGCTCGACTCGCTCACCACCGAGGTGCGTTCCGAGGGATCCTGA
- a CDS encoding ThuA domain-containing protein, giving the protein MTGRRALVVRGGWEGHHPVEATDMFLPFLEGEGFAVRVEDSNEIYADRAVMDATDLVLQSVTMSEISRGALNGLRSAVERGTGLAGWHGGIADSYRGSSDYLQLIGGQFATHPSTHPDACRGEESDNFLPHTIEITELGRSHDITAGLADFPLTTEQYWVLSDDLNDVLATTTHPLQPYHPWHRPTTSPAVWTRAWGRGRVFVATPGHSLDVLADPNVRTIIERGLLWASRTA; this is encoded by the coding sequence ATGACCGGACGTCGTGCGCTCGTGGTCCGTGGCGGATGGGAGGGGCACCATCCGGTCGAGGCGACCGACATGTTCCTGCCGTTCCTCGAGGGTGAGGGGTTCGCGGTGCGCGTCGAGGACTCCAACGAGATCTACGCGGACCGCGCCGTCATGGATGCGACGGACCTCGTCCTGCAGAGCGTGACGATGTCGGAGATCTCCCGGGGCGCCCTGAACGGACTCCGCTCGGCCGTGGAACGCGGCACGGGGCTCGCCGGCTGGCACGGCGGGATCGCGGACTCCTATCGGGGGAGCTCCGACTACCTCCAGCTGATCGGGGGGCAGTTCGCGACGCATCCGTCGACCCACCCGGACGCGTGCCGGGGGGAGGAATCCGACAACTTCCTTCCGCACACGATCGAGATCACCGAGCTGGGCCGCAGCCATGACATCACCGCCGGCCTGGCGGACTTCCCGCTCACGACCGAGCAGTACTGGGTGCTCAGCGACGACCTCAACGACGTCCTCGCCACGACGACGCACCCCCTCCAGCCCTACCATCCGTGGCACCGCCCCACCACCTCGCCCGCGGTGTGGACACGCGCGTGGGGGCGGGGACGCGTGTTCGTGGCCACCCCGGGACACAGCCTCGACGTCCTCGCCGATCCGAACGTCCGCACCATCATCGAGAGGGGGCTGCTGTGGGCGAGCCGCACGGCATAG